One genomic window of Haemorhous mexicanus isolate bHaeMex1 chromosome 17, bHaeMex1.pri, whole genome shotgun sequence includes the following:
- the KDELR2 gene encoding ER lumen protein-retaining receptor 2, whose product MNIFRLTGDLSHLAAIIILLLKIWKSRSCAGISGKSQLLFALVFTTRYLDLFTSFISLYNTSMKLIYIACSYATVYLIYMKFKATYDGNHDTFRVEFLIVPVGGLSFLVNHDFSPLEILWTFSIYLESVAILPQLFMISKTGEAETITTHYLFFLGLYRALYLVNWIWRYYFEGFFDLIAVVAGVVQTVLYCDFFYLYVTKVLKGKKLSLPA is encoded by the exons ATGAACATCTTCCGCCTCACCGGGGACCTGTCCCACCTGGCGGCCATCATCATCCTGCTGCTCAAGATCTGGAAGAGCCGCTCCTGCGCGG GTATTTCTGGGAAAAGCCAGCTTCTGTTTGCACTGGTCTTCACTACCCGTTACCTGGACCTCTTCACTTCATTCATTTCATTGTATAACACATCTATGAAG CTTATCTACATCGCTTGCTCGTACGCCACCGTGTACCTGATCTACATGAAGTTCAAGGCCACCTATGATGGAAACCATGACACCTTCCGAGTGGAGTTCCTGATAGTTCCTGTTGGTGGGCTCTCTTTCCTTGTCAATCATGACTTCTCTCCACTGGAG atACTGTGGACCTTCTCCATCTATCTTGAATCGGTTGCTATTCTCCCTCAACTTTTTATGATCAGCAAAACTGGGGAAGCAGAGACCATCACTACTCACTATCTTTTCTTCTTGGGTCTGTACCGTGCCTTGTACTTAGTCAACTGGATTTGGCGCTACTACTTTGAGGGATTTTTTGACCTCATAGCTGTTGTTGCTGGTGTGGTCCAGACCGTTCTGTACTGTGACTTCTTCTATTTGTATGTTACAAAAG TTCTCAAGGGAAAGAAGCTCAGTTTGCCAGCGTAA